A portion of the Phycisphaerales bacterium genome contains these proteins:
- a CDS encoding PstS family phosphate ABC transporter substrate-binding protein — MATTIRNWTVGLAATVVGASALMAAGPEIDSKLPTYRPTSGVSGNIKSIGSDTMNNLMTLWGEEFKAFYPAVQIEVEGKGSSTAPPALMQGQAQFGPMSRPMKSSEIDEFEKRFGYKPTALRTGIDALAVFVHKDCPLDEISIQQLTDVFSVAGDNMTWGDLGVSDRAWANRPISLYGRNSASGTYGYFKTVALQGNDYKNTVKEQPGSSAVVQGIATDRYAMGYSGVGYATAGVKMLQVSLDGGQSFPPSAEYANSGEYPLARFLYLYVNADPVKGIDDPIRAEFIKLIFSKQGQEVVLKDGYFPVSAGVAREDLKACKLDPKF, encoded by the coding sequence ATGGCAACGACGATTCGCAATTGGACTGTTGGTCTGGCCGCCACCGTGGTCGGCGCCTCGGCGCTCATGGCCGCCGGCCCCGAGATCGACAGCAAGCTGCCCACCTACCGCCCCACGAGCGGCGTGTCGGGCAACATCAAGAGCATTGGCTCGGACACCATGAACAACCTCATGACCCTCTGGGGCGAGGAGTTCAAGGCGTTCTATCCGGCCGTCCAGATCGAGGTCGAGGGCAAGGGCTCGTCCACCGCGCCGCCCGCTCTCATGCAGGGTCAGGCCCAGTTCGGCCCGATGAGCCGCCCGATGAAGTCCTCGGAAATCGACGAGTTTGAGAAGCGTTTTGGCTACAAGCCCACGGCGCTCCGCACGGGCATCGACGCCCTGGCCGTCTTCGTCCACAAGGACTGCCCCCTCGACGAGATCTCGATCCAGCAGCTCACCGACGTGTTCTCGGTGGCCGGCGACAACATGACCTGGGGTGACCTGGGCGTCAGCGATCGGGCCTGGGCCAACCGCCCGATCAGCCTGTACGGCCGCAACTCGGCATCGGGCACCTATGGCTACTTCAAGACCGTGGCCCTGCAGGGCAACGACTACAAGAACACCGTCAAGGAGCAGCCCGGCTCGTCGGCCGTGGTGCAGGGCATCGCCACCGATCGCTACGCCATGGGCTATTCGGGCGTGGGCTACGCCACTGCTGGCGTGAAGATGCTCCAGGTGTCGCTCGACGGCGGCCAGTCCTTCCCGCCTTCGGCCGAGTATGCCAACTCGGGCGAGTACCCGCTGGCCCGCTTCCTGTACCTGTACGTGAACGCCGACCCGGTGAAGGGCATCGACGACCCGATTCGCGCCGAGTTCATCAAGCTGATCTTCAGCAAGCAGGGCCAGGAAGTCGTCCTGAAGGATGGCTACTTCCCCGTGTCGGCCGGCGTGGCCCGCGAGGACCTCAAGGCCTGCAAGCTCGATCCCAAGTTCTAA